In Virgibacillus sp. NKC19-16, a single genomic region encodes these proteins:
- a CDS encoding mandelate racemase/muconate lactonizing enzyme family protein has product MKITDVKILPVNRFLYVKVFTDEGIVGLGESGAWGFLDASAEAVNSFKTYLIGKDPLQIEHHWQYMYRSFHFRGAAIMGAISAIDIALWDIAGKWFNVPTYMLLGGKSRDKIRTYYHVHGETTEELVANCMKAKELGFNAIGHLSPFLDEPRSTPYFEPYVKMINEATERVRIIREAVGNDMDLCLELHRRMQPGEAVAFSKAVEKYHPFFLEDPVIPDNFDSMALIASKSNVPIATGERIHTIQEFEMLLSRNAMSYARTSVCLCGGITGTKKIAAIAEAHGVQIVPHNPLSPVSTAACIQIATAVDNLAIQELPDHNTLSATERFTSSETIQEESFKQSDFVTWVPTVTDGFIDVPKQVGIGMDLVENADEKFPYKRREINTRLHVDGSVIDQ; this is encoded by the coding sequence ATGAAAATTACTGATGTAAAGATCTTGCCTGTAAATCGATTTTTATATGTAAAAGTGTTCACGGACGAGGGTATTGTTGGTTTAGGTGAATCTGGAGCATGGGGATTTCTTGATGCTTCTGCCGAGGCGGTTAACTCGTTTAAGACGTATCTAATTGGAAAAGATCCACTTCAAATAGAGCATCACTGGCAATATATGTATCGTTCTTTTCATTTTAGAGGCGCAGCAATCATGGGAGCAATTAGTGCTATTGACATAGCCTTATGGGACATTGCCGGTAAATGGTTTAATGTGCCAACTTATATGCTACTAGGAGGAAAAAGCAGAGATAAAATTAGAACCTATTACCATGTCCACGGAGAAACTACAGAAGAACTAGTGGCTAATTGCATGAAAGCAAAAGAGCTCGGTTTTAATGCGATTGGTCATTTGTCGCCTTTCTTGGACGAACCAAGAAGTACGCCTTATTTTGAACCTTATGTAAAAATGATCAATGAAGCTACAGAGCGGGTGAGAATTATACGTGAAGCAGTTGGTAATGATATGGATTTATGCTTGGAATTACATAGAAGAATGCAGCCTGGGGAAGCAGTTGCCTTCTCAAAGGCGGTTGAAAAGTACCATCCATTCTTCTTGGAAGATCCAGTTATACCCGATAATTTTGATTCGATGGCACTTATAGCTAGCAAGTCTAATGTACCAATTGCTACTGGCGAAAGAATTCATACAATCCAGGAATTCGAAATGCTTTTATCCAGAAACGCCATGTCTTATGCAAGGACAAGTGTATGTTTATGCGGTGGAATTACTGGTACAAAGAAAATTGCTGCAATAGCAGAAGCGCATGGGGTACAGATTGTTCCTCATAACCCATTAAGTCCGGTAAGTACAGCAGCATGTATTCAAATTGCGACTGCAGTAGATAATCTGGCTATACAGGAACTACCTGATCACAATACCTTATCTGCCACAGAAAGGTTTACCAGTTCCGAGACTATCCAGGAAGAAAGTTTTAAACAGAGCGATTTCGTAACATGGGTTCCTACAGTGACAGATGGCTTTATTGATGTGCCTAAACAAGTAGGAATTGGTATGGATTTAGTAGAAAACGCAGACGAGAAGTTTCCGTATAAAAGAAGGGAGATAAATACTAGACTTCACGTAGATGGATCTGTGATTGATCAATAA